From one Candidatus Thioglobus sp. NP1 genomic stretch:
- the cmk gene encoding (d)CMP kinase, protein MIPVLTIDGPSGVGKGTVASVIANNLNWHILDSGAIYRSLALAVTIKNISLDNLDKLLELSSELDLRFETNNKTKHLNIYLDNVEVSAQLRTEKIAAIASKLAMIGPLRDSLLIRQKKFKMLPGLVADGRDMGTVVFSDAPFKVFLTANVEERAKRRLKQLHEQGITGNISQTLDEVKKRDERDVSRKHSPLKPAKDALIIDTSDLDINEVIAKVMALVKA, encoded by the coding sequence ATGATTCCAGTCTTAACTATTGATGGACCTAGTGGAGTTGGAAAGGGGACTGTTGCTAGCGTTATTGCTAATAATTTGAACTGGCATATTTTAGACTCTGGTGCAATTTATCGATCTTTAGCATTGGCAGTAACTATTAAAAATATTTCATTAGATAATTTAGATAAGTTGTTAGAATTATCATCTGAACTTGATCTGAGATTCGAAACTAATAATAAGACAAAGCATCTTAATATATATCTTGATAATGTTGAGGTTTCAGCCCAACTGAGAACTGAGAAAATTGCTGCTATTGCTTCAAAACTTGCCATGATTGGGCCTCTTAGAGACTCATTACTAATTAGACAAAAAAAATTTAAAATGTTGCCAGGATTAGTTGCTGATGGAAGAGATATGGGCACAGTTGTATTCTCAGATGCTCCATTTAAAGTTTTTTTAACTGCAAATGTAGAGGAGAGAGCAAAAAGAAGGTTAAAACAGTTGCATGAACAAGGCATTACTGGTAACATTTCGCAAACTTTGGATGAGGTAAAGAAAAGGGATGAAAGGGACGTAAGTCGAAAGCATTCCCCCTTAAAACCTGCTAAAGATGCATTAATAATCGATACATCTGATTTAGATATTAATGAAGTCATTGCGAAAGTAATGGCGCTAGTTAAGGCTTAA